GAGGCCCCCGTGGCTCATGTGGGATCAGAACCACGTTGCtgtaggggcagggaaggggaggggagacatgGCCAGAATGGCGCGGGATGGAGACAAACGACAGGAGAGATGCAGGAAGGGACCAATGGAGTTTATTAGGTGAAAGCGGCTCATTTCTGCACCAAcctccctcttctcctgcccccagcccagggagaggtGCTTCCCCTCACCATGGACTGTGTCACTCCTGCTTCCTAGCAGTCACCCACGGGGGTGCCGTAGACCTCGACCTCACACAGGGTGAGAGGCTCCACCCTGTCCGGGATGGTGATGGTGACGTAACGGCCCTCCATCCCATTACAGGAGATGGTGCTGATGGATCCAGGTGTGGTGTCGGTGATGGTCCCGCAGCTGCAAAGAGCAGAAGACAAGAGCGAGAGGCTGAGATTAGGGAGCACAGGCAGGTTGGCAGCAGGACTGATGACACTTTAACTCTGAGCCTGCAGAGCCCAATGCACGGAGTGAATGACAGACTGTAAGAGACagtgtgtccctgttcccatcatAACCCAACTCCGACTAGAAATAGGGTACACATTTCATCAGTCAGGGTCATTAACTGAGGGAGCAGATAACCGAGGAcacggtggattctccttcccttggagtctttaaatcaagactagacaACCGTCTAATAGATACACTGCAGCTCACACTGAAAGGATGGGCTCAGCATAGAATCACTCTGTGAAGTTTTCTGACCAGTGtgatactggaggtcagactaagtGATCGGAAAGGTCCCTTCAGGTCTTAGAAATCTATGGATCCTAGGAAAATCAGTTCCTGTTGACTTGGATGAGATAATTCTACACGAGGagcagctctgagggcagagagagaacaTGCAGGGGGGCCTGGAGAGGTCGCTGTGCTCAGCGACATGCGGTTCCCTTccagccaggagctgagagcaccGCCAGCCCAGcgcctccagccccaggcagctccgAGGGGAATAGACCTCGCCCTGGCCCCGGTGGCAATGAGACCCAACCCCtgtgactgagccaggaggagtcGTCTCACTCCAGAGCATGGGAAAGCAACTCACATGGGGTCGTCCTTGCCATGGCCAGCCTTGGAGTCTCCCACGTGGATCTGGGCCCCCTTgattctctccccacagcagtccTCCCTGTTCTTCACGATCACCGTGGAGACAGAATGCCGAGAGTCCAAATCCACGTTCCACCACGGCTCTGTTTCCTGCTCGGTGTGGGTGCAGGAGTCATGGTCCAAAATCCCATCGCATTTTCCATCCACGGCGTTCCCGGCCCCGGCTTTTACAGGCCCGTATTCCTTGAGAGTGGAGGACTGAGTGGCCAGGCGTCCCAGCGCCAAGTTCTGAGCTGGAATCAAAGGGCGTGAAGAGGGGAAGTGGGACATGCCCATCGTTAGGGTACAGGGGCGCCGGAacaaggagggggcaggggaacatGGCTCTCCCattttttactggccataaggaCTAGCAAcggggggaggggacggagtCTTGGTGGGAAAGAGGCGGTgcaggagcagggacttgggggaaggggtggcatgAGGGTGGGGTCTTGGTTCAGCTGTTGGtggccccccccacacacacagttagGAAGCTTCCGCCGCCTCTGCTGGGGGGCTCTAGACACCCTTTATCCCACACGGAGCCAGAGCCATGTCCCAGCAGCGACACACAAACCAGCCTCTGCATGAGAGCCAGGTTCCTAGTGGGAACCTTTGCCCCAGGGGACAGGAGTGACAGCAGGTGAGTGCTGGGTTCTCAGCCCCGACTgagcctctcagcccccccacgTCCCATACCCAGCTGGAGCTGGTCCCCCCAAGGCAGAGATGGGGCAAGATGTTCAGATGGAacctcccccatctgcccctgcCAGCTGGAGCCCCTGCCCAGGTCAGCGGTGGGAAGGGAAGAGTGTCCCAGGGTTTCTGCTGTCTCACTAGGCAGAGGTTGGGGCAGAAGGGAATGGGGTAGAACATAAAAGGGAATAAGTTTCCATTCACATTGTGCCAGCTCCTTACCCACTGGTGATAGGGGACAGCCCTGAGCTATGACCTCAACCTCACACAGAGTGagaatccccctcctgcctgggATGATGATGGTGACGTAGCGGCCCTTCAGCCCGTTGCAGGCGATGGTGCTGACGGATCCCAGTCTGGTGTCGGTGATGGTCCCGCACCTAAAAACAGAGCAGAAGccaagaagacaaaacaagatagatgtattcaagtcaacagggcctgatgaaattcatcctagagttcttaagcaatctcagaactattAATGATTTGTTCAAGAACTTATGGAGGAAGGGTAAGGTCCCAGAGGAATGAAAAAGGATAAACATAGAACCTCTCTctaaaaagggaaacaaggagGATGTCAGGAATTCTAGATCAATCAGCCCAACTTCCATACCTGGAACGAGACAGGAAGAAATTATTGAACAATAAGTTTGTTCAAACCTAGAGGATAACAAAGTTATATTTtgtagccagcatggatttgttgagagcaaatcatgccaaactatctaatttccttctttgacattGGTCTAGTACACAGGGGAAGTggcagatgtgatatatctggacttcagtgtggcttttgaaacagtcccatgtgacattctcacaagcaaactagggaaatgtgatctagaggaaattactagaaggtgggtgcacaattggttggaaaaccatactcaaagagtagttattaatggttcactgtcaaactgaggGATGTTTCTCGGGGTTTCCCATAAGGGTCGTTCTGTTTTgagtactgttcaatattttcattaaggacttcgatgatggagtggagagtgtgcttataagaTTTATGGGTGACACCTAGTTGGGAGGGAGCACAAGCACTTTGGGGGAAAGGatttgaattcaaaatgaccttgatacatttgagaactggtctgaaatc
The window above is part of the Chelonia mydas isolate rCheMyd1 chromosome 2, rCheMyd1.pri.v2, whole genome shotgun sequence genome. Proteins encoded here:
- the LOC119565536 gene encoding fucolectin-like, yielding MTITQRCLLKCGTITDTRLGSVSTIACNGLKGRYVTIIIPAQNLALGRLATQSSTLKEYGPVKAGAGNAVDGKCDGILDHDSCTHTEQETEPWWNVDLDSRHSVSTVIVKNREDCCGERIKGAQIHVGDSKAGHGKDDPICGTITDTTPGSISTISCNGMEGRYVTITIPDRVEPLTLCEVEVYGTPVGDC